In one window of Tubulanus polymorphus chromosome 3, tnTubPoly1.2, whole genome shotgun sequence DNA:
- the LOC141901796 gene encoding U3 small nucleolar RNA-associated protein 4 homolog, with translation MAEFKVHQVRFFEYTPHAIHCLAYDENKKRIALSRSNGSIEIWSIPDNWFLEKVIPSCEGRSVEALVWSAGRLFSTGLQGEIIEYDLMKLCPKQSVPSYSGAVWCLTVNTSGTLLAAGTEDGCVALFDIISDSLQYSKSFDRIDSRILCIAWNDTEDRIVTGGMENIRVWSVESGHAIQRLTVGRIDPRKETIIWCVAVTKDMTIISGDSRGKTSFWNGKMGTKIKSFQSHQADVLTLCINKDGDSVFCSGIDSSLVQFEYIKTKDDSDWKTWVNSKMRLQNPHTHDVRALVHTGEFLVSGGVDCNLIYLPFKGKIDGKYKKVPAIPQNVVHIAAADASVLLQYSNYLELWKLGSTNKTSNRNGDILPLSTNPIKLLQLKSRDAETIVCSALSTCGKWIAYSDLYSVRLYHVTLEESDTINVSLHRVRYQHPDVLPAHRLVFNNDSTKLISAANNGTVQVISVDKIQPSLICTMQPSTESEPNECIHLLAINNDGTRVAAADHQRNVYVYDLDAKKYLCKLPNYHVQPTALSFLPDTTILTVAYCDRKVLEYDYEKRQYTDWCKEHIAQFPHDWIHRQNKLLNLFNNHSNQDQFIVHDDQQLAILDKSKPFLSKTKSSPKTKTKQSKVNRAIHICNKYKYLVHVGSLRDGSLVVTEVTPMALLDSLPPTLRQKKFGT, from the exons ATGGCTGAATTTAAGGTTCACCAGGTTCGCTTCTTCGAATATACCCCTCATGCCATTCACTGCTTAGCATATGATGAGAATAAGAAAAGAATTGCTCTGTCGCGATCAAATGGATCCATTGAAATATGGAGCATTCCCGATAACTGGTTTCTTGAAAAG GTAATTCCTAGCTGCGAAGGCCGGTCGGTTGAAGCGCTAGTTTGGTCGGCTGGGCGTCTCTTCTCCACCGGTTTACAAGgagaaatcattgaatatgaCTTGATGAAATTATGCCCTaag CAATCCGTTCCATCCTATTCTGGTGCTGTCTGGTGTCTTACAGTCAATACATCTGGCACTCTTCTTGCT GCAGGAACTGAAGATGGATGTGTAGCGTTGTTTGATATTATATCTGATAGTTTGCAGTACAGTAAATCCTTTGATCGTATTGATA GTCGAATTTTATGCATTGCTTGGAACGACACGGAAGATCGAATAGTGACCGGGGGTATGGAGAATATCCGGGTTTGGAGCGTCGAATCGGGGCATGCCATTCAAAGATTAACTGTTGGTCGAATTGATCCTCGTAAAGAAACCATAATTTGGTGCGTGGCGGTTACGAA AGACATGACAATCATAAGTGGTGATTCGAGGGggaaaacatcattttggaATGGAAAGATGGGTACTAAAATCAAG aGTTTCCAAAGCCACCAAGCCGATGTACTAACTCTTTGTATAAATAAG GACGGGGACTCGGTATTCTGCAGCGGAATAGATTCATCTTTAGTGCAGTTTGAATACATCAAAACGAAGGACGACAGCGATTGGAAAACTTGGGTGAACTCGAAAATGCGCCTTCAGAATCCACATACACATGACGTCAGAGCATTAGTACATACCGGCGAATTCCTCGTTTCTGGAG GTGTCGATTGTAATCTCATATATTTACCCTTTAAAGGGAAGATTGACGGAAAGTATAAGAAAGTACCGGCGATACCTCAG aatGTCGTTCATATAGCGGCAGCTGATGCGTCGGTTTTGttacaatattcaaattaccTCGAATTATGGAAGTTAGGCTCGACTAATAAGACATCGA ATAGAAATGGAGATATTCTTCCTCTTTCGACGAACCCGATCAAACTGCTACAGCTCAAATCGAGAGATGCGGAAACTATAGTTTGTTCGGCATTAAGTACATGCGGTAAATGGATCGCTTATTCCGATCTGTACTCGGTTCGTCTCTATCACGTAACATTG GAAGAATCGGATACGATTAACGTCAGTTTACATCGAGTGCGGTATCAACATCCAGACGTGTTACCAGCTCATAGACTCGTATTCAACAACGATTCGACCAAACTTATATCAGCAGCCAACAATGGAACCGTGCAGGTCATCTCAGTCGATAAAATACAACCTAGTCTTATTTGTACGATGCAGCCATCTACAGAATCAG aacCAAATGAATGTATTCATCTACTCGCTATCAATAATGATGGCACTCGTGTCGCGGCTGCAGATCATCAGCGGAATGTCTACGTTTATGATCTAGATGCTAAAAAG TATTTATGTAAATTACCAAACTATCACGTGCAGCCAACAGCTTTAAGTTTCCTACCAGACACAACTATATTAACTGTGGCTTACTGCGATAGAAAG GTGCTCGAATATGACTATGAGAAGAGACAATACACGGACTGGTGCAAGGAACACATAGCTCAGTTTCCTCATGATTGGATTCATCGGCAAAATAAACTACTAAACCTCTTCAATAATCACTCCAATCAAGATCAGTTCATTGTGCACGATGATCAGCAGTTGGCCATACTCGATAAGTCAAAG cCGTTTTTGAGCAAAACCAAAAGTTCCCCAAAGACTAAAACGAAGCAATCGAAAGTCAACAGAGCGATACACATCTGCAACAAATACAAG TATTTGGTTCATGTTGGAAGTCTACGTGATGGCTCATTAGTCGTAACTGAGGTGACACCGATGGCCCTTCTCGATTCACTGCCACCAACATTAAGACAGAAGAAATTCGGGACATGA
- the LOC141901480 gene encoding chromosome transmission fidelity protein 8 homolog: MQIVIQIPSDDGSQEWTMVELQGDLENRHGGSPNLSGKFIGDLHFTKKGVPILIIGHHILYGKVTNLDKPFAVVRKERNIIPLQEAIEADLTAEGNSYIVKAIITKKLVFKTRPKPIIAHVPKKI, translated from the exons ATGCAGATTGTTATCCAAAT ACCGAGTGATGATGGTTCTCAAGAATGGACGATGGTGGAACTTCAGGGTGATTTAGAAAACAGACACGGAGGAAGTCCTAATCTTTCCGGTAAATTCATCGGTGATTTACACTTCACGAAAAAG GGAGTACCAATACTCATAATTGGACATCATATACTGTATGGGAAGGTGACGAATCTCGACAAGCCGTTCGCCGTTGTTAGAAAGGAGAGAAATATCATTCCACTTCAAGAAGCAATTGAAGCTGATTTGACAGCAGAAGGGAACAGTTACATCGTAAAAGCTATCATTACAAAAAAACTTGTCTTCAAAACTCGTCCGAAGCCGATTATAGCTCATGTACCtaagaaaatatga
- the LOC141901478 gene encoding putative phosphatidylglycerol/phosphatidylinositol transfer protein 2 → MSYIKVGVISALLAVVVVSVYLVYFRHPPPDDILAANRKKTASSRLARQALRDDYDYDDDDPVAASKRMWESWIEENGHVSIGELYDKCEGDDRIMVGKTILVPDKKLGGVTSFTYVNVTWENLIDDGELFIEVKYNGKDLYSNHWELCTVDEGEEDQIIFCPIKPGQKNYRKQLKIPNYIPKGRYVTKAWATDQDGNEIGCAYSDFVL, encoded by the exons ATGAGTTACATCAAAGTCGGCGTCATTTCTGCATTGTTGGCCGTGGTCGTGGTCAGCGTGTACTTGGTATACTTCCGACACCCGCCGCCGGACGATATTTTAGCAGCCAACCGAAAAAAGACAGCTTCATCGAGACTGGCGCGTCAGGCTTTACGGGATGATTACGATTACGACGACGATGATCCAGTTGCTGCCTCGAAGAGAATGTGGGAATCTTGGATTGAAGAAAATGGCCACGTGTCTATTGGTGAACTATACGATAAATGCG AAGGTGACGATAGAATAATGGTTGGAAAGACGATCTTGGTACCTGACAAGAAATTGGGAGGAGTGACGTCATTTACCTATGTCAATGTTACCTGGG AAAACTTGATCGATGATGGCGAATTGTTTATCGAGGTGAAATACAACGGTAAAGACTTGTACAGCAATCATTGGGAACTATGTACTGTAGATGAAGGCGAGGAAGATCAGATCATATTCTGCCCCATAAAACCAGGACAAAAGAATTATAGAAAACAACTAAAGATACCAAATTATATACCTAAG GGTCGATATGTAACGAAGGCGTGGGCCACAGATCAAGATGGAAATGAAATAGGTTGCGCCTATTCTGATTTCGTGTTATAG
- the LOC141901479 gene encoding uncharacterized protein LOC141901479 yields the protein MGKDELIVPGLRTVWINKNSGDVEANAVCLAEQVGDLDVYLAVADCEHGRVPGKAAKMDGVYYCWYGVEGKEHCTTNFWWVCATAEMELKKADDKHTPKKPLATGFMLDGTGVYFSVVANTPYGTIPGKISANSDKCTYPYGGEDHETDDFSYVTWDD from the exons ATGGGAAAAGACGAATTAATCGTTCCTGGATTAAGAACAGTGTGGATTAACAAAAATTCAGGAGATGTTGAAGCGAATGCAGTTTGTCTGGCCGAACAAGTCGGAGATTTGGATGTGTACCTTGCAGTCGCCGACTGTGAACATGGACGGGTTCCGGGCAAGGCCGCAAAAATGGACGGGGTATATTACTGCTGGTACGGTGTAGAGGGCAAGGAACATTGCACAACAAATTTCTGGTGGGTGTGCGCCACAGCTGAGATGGAATTAAAG AAAGCCGATGATAAGCACACCCCGAAGAAACCGTTAGCTACGGGATTCATGTTAGACGGTACTGGCGTTTACTTTTCAGTAGTTGCCAATACACCTTACGGTACAATTCCAGGCAAAATCAGCGCCAACAGTGATAAATGCACCTATCCATACGGCGGAGAAGACCATGAAACAGATGATTTCTCGTATGTTACCTGGGACGATTAG
- the LOC141902039 gene encoding WAP four-disulfide core domain protein 8-like, whose amino-acid sequence MANIQVLTFAMFLVASCINVGSAMVKPPVYPGSKPGTCPGGMSHCAIEPNQCFKDEDCPGVRKCCMWPCGGFNYCVKPRRSSVYPGSKPGMCPRVVVGVCEMRQDQCFNDEDCPAVRKCCRRYCGGFNYCAELNQSSVAYLGAKRGMCPLVDVGVCEMRPNQCFNDEDCPAVRKCCRWPSAGFNYCAEPSRSSVVYSGHNKAFSTRISFCLKSYHCILIITICAIACLVIN is encoded by the exons ATGGCGAATATTCAG GTTCTGACGTTTGCGATGTTCTTGGTCGCGTCGTGTATC AATGTCGGTTCAGCGATGGTCAAACCTCCCGTTTATCCGGGTTCAAAACCAGGGACGTGTCCGGGTGGTATGTCACATTGTGCAATTGAACCGAACCAATGTTTCAAGGATGAAGATTGTCCTGGAGTCAGGAAATGTTGCATGTGGCCCTGCGGTGGATTCAACTATTGCGTCAAGCCGAGGCGAAGCTCCGTTTATCCGGGTTCAAAACCGGGGATGTGTCCGCGAGTTGTCGTTGGAGTCTGTGAAATGCGACAGGACCAATGTTTCAACGATGAAGATTGTCCTGCAGTCAGGAAATGTTGCAGGCGGTACTGCGGTGGATTTAACTACTGTGCCGAGCTGAACCAAAGCTCCGTCGCTTATCTGGGTGCAAAACGAGGGATGTGTCCGCTCGTTGATGTTGGAGTCTGTGAAATGCGACCCAACCAATGTTTCAATGATGAAGATTGTCCTGCAGTCAGGAAATGTTGCAGGTGGCCCAGCGCTGGATTCAACTATTGTGCCGAGCCGAGTCGAAGCTCCGTCGTTTACTCAGGGCATAATAAAGCCTTTTCTACTCGCATATCATTTTGCCTTAAATCTTATCATTGTATCTTAATTATAACTATCTGTGCAATTGCTTGTTTAGTAATTAATTGA